ATTGATGTCCATAGATGAACTTGTTTCATCATAAGCAATCTCAACTTGTGCTTCAATATTCATAGCCTTAAATACTTTATCTAAAAAATCTTTTGCCATATTATCTACGGTATTTTTTAATCGAACACGAATTTTAGCAGGCTTATTAAATAAACCTAAAAAGCCACTGCTTTCTTTTTCTATTACTTCATAATCCATACGGTCACTAGTAGTCCGTAATTTTATCAGGGCATCCGTAATTGCTTCATCTACTGTCTTAGCAGTAATTTCTAACCATTCCATTTATTTATCCCCCTTATCATGATTCCTATTCTTAAGAAGATTTGCATTCGCTGCAATGCTACCTGCTTGATAAGAAACATCACTTTTCTTATAATTGGAGGGTTCATAATTCTTTTTCACTGAATTGGCATAACTAGATGTTGAATTATCAACCTCTGTATCAGGTACTTCTATAGACTTAGTCTGCTTTTTGGCTAACTCTTCCATAGACTTAGTCGGATCGATTCCTAGCTTCGCTTTTCTTTTATTTGCTTTTGCAATATTCTTTTGTATTAAATCTTCTACATCTACTTTTTCCATGTGTTTGTTAATAACAAACTGTTGCAAAATTGCGAAAGCACTACCTGCAACCCAATAAATACCAACACCGATTGGCAGCATGACACAGAAAAAACCTGACATAATAGGCATTACTGTATTCATGGCATTCATAGACGAAGCCATAGGATTATCCTTATTCTGTTGAGGATTATTTGCCTGCATCTGCTTTCCTTGTATAAATTGAAGCACTGCTGCTAAAATAGGAATTAAAACACCAGGAAAAGCATAACCGGGATGATCCAAAATATTCAGACCACCAATAAAAGCATGCATTTTCATTATTTCATTAGAATTCGTTACTATGATATCTTGTACGGTAGGAAATTGTTCCACTAACTGTTTCCAGTTCTCTGAAGTAAACTTAACAAATATATCAATCATATGGTTTAAGGTAATGCTATTTGCAGCAATTTCAGAAAAACCATCAACCTTAACACCGACTGATGTACCTAATTCTTTCATTATGTCTACATAACCGCTGGTTCCCATAATAGCTTCAGCAATTCCGCTGTAGGCAATTCTAATATCATCAACATAAGCAGGAATCTTATAAATAACCTGATAAAGTGCAAACATGATCGGAAGGGATATAAGCATTGGTAAACAGCCAGCCGTTGGACTCGCTCCGTATTTTTGATAAACTGCCTGAGTCTCTGCCTGCATTTTTCTTACAGAAGCTTCATCTTTTTTACCCTTATATTTTTCATTAATTTTTGTCAGCTCAGGATTCATCTTAGCTGACAATTTCGTAAATTTCTGCTGTTTGATTGTTAATGGGATCATCAAACCC
The nucleotide sequence above comes from Anaerocolumna cellulosilytica. Encoded proteins:
- a CDS encoding YidC/Oxa1 family membrane protein insertase, with the protein product MFSVFLTQTGGLLGPIASILGFILNAIYEFLGLFGIQNVAIVIVLFTFIVRGLMIPLTIKQQKFTKLSAKMNPELTKINEKYKGKKDEASVRKMQAETQAVYQKYGASPTAGCLPMLISLPIMFALYQVIYKIPAYVDDIRIAYSGIAEAIMGTSGYVDIMKELGTSVGVKVDGFSEIAANSITLNHMIDIFVKFTSENWKQLVEQFPTVQDIIVTNSNEIMKMHAFIGGLNILDHPGYAFPGVLIPILAAVLQFIQGKQMQANNPQQNKDNPMASSMNAMNTVMPIMSGFFCVMLPIGVGIYWVAGSAFAILQQFVINKHMEKVDVEDLIQKNIAKANKRKAKLGIDPTKSMEELAKKQTKSIEVPDTEVDNSTSSYANSVKKNYEPSNYKKSDVSYQAGSIAANANLLKNRNHDKGDK